A DNA window from Bubalus bubalis isolate 160015118507 breed Murrah chromosome 20, NDDB_SH_1, whole genome shotgun sequence contains the following coding sequences:
- the ZNF839 gene encoding zinc finger protein 839 isoform X4 yields the protein MGVTTRMAAARTGWRRLEVGAADSAGRRLAGSMRRRRGCLQLEAICIKVRSGETKGQEKPMPALAAIQSKPARPGPPPSGHCSAVGLSSQLLGPPPRVLSHHPRPPVRVFIQRPLPALRPVPVKTVLAAEPPSGWSTAAVRLLASDPPAVTSVSSSSANSFISSSQTKHAEKLKKSLKVKTRSGRISRPPKYKAKDYKFIKTEDLADGHPSDSDDYAELSVEEDEDQRGRQALFDLATCSLRPKTFKCQMCEKSYIGKGGLARHFKLNPGHGHLEPEMLPSEKANGSVIAGPTEGKTCSLASRGPPTPALPVEEGAASARRGLQNGQSVEVEEALVSEAKNGSFSALLESERHPGPRRSGYSMVPAEPSTAILEWSGTAHPPVGAGAARSRARLQELLHQCDRDDLVELALPRLAQVVTVYEFLLMKVEKGHLAKPLFPSVYKEFEELHKMVTKMCQDYLRSSGPCSQEPLEVNNSKVAESIGITEEFLRKKEVHADCIPCKCTSPEEAPEELEGAGPQKRANEIAEDGLASVKRTRRDTGPQDPTECPAEDGGLQRPASCAPAAGVGFAPGVNGGASPHPEESPSIPAPAREGSVAQAGHRPAALADWAARGGPADPIALCPEALGQGSPVP from the exons CAATTGGAAGCCATTTGCATCAAGGTAAGATCTGGAGAGACGAAAGGTCAGGAAAAGCCGATGCCCGCGCTGGCTGCCATCCAGTCCAAGCCGGCCAGGCCGGGCCCGCCGCCCAGCGGGCACTGCAGCGCAGTGGGGCTCAGCTCTCAGCTGCTAGGGCCGCCGCCACGCGTCCTGAGTCACCACCCCCGGCCTCCGGTTCGCGTGTTCATACAGAGGCCGCTGCCTGCCCTCCGGCCAGTCCCTGTGAAGACAGTCTTGGCCGCCGAGCCTCCGAGTGGCTGGAGCACTGCGGCCGTCCGTCTGTTGGCCTCTGACCCGCCAGCAGTCACATCTGTCTCATCCAGTTCAgcaaattcatttatttccagCTCGCAAACAAAACACGCTGAGAAACTAAAGAAGTCTCTAAAAGTGAAAACACGTTCTGGACGGATATCTCGACCTCCCAAGTATAAAGCTAAAGATTATAAATTCATCAAGACAGAGGATTTGGCTGACGGTCACCCATCTGACTCCGACGACTACGCcgagctgagtgtggaagaagaCGAAGATCAGAGAGGAAGGCAGGCGCTCTTTGACTTGGCAACCTGCTCCCTGAGGCCCAAAACTTTCAAGTGTCAGATGTGTGAAAAATCATACATAGGAAAGGGGGGGCTGGCCCGGCACTTTAAACTTAACCCAGGCCACGGCCACCTGGAGCCTGAGATGTTGCCATCTGAGAAGGCCAATGGGAGCGTGATCGCAGGCCCCACGGAGGGCAAGACCTGCAGCCTGGCGTCCCGGGGGCCGCCCACGCCAGCTCTGCCAGTTGAGGAAGGGGCTGCGTCAGCGCGGCGTGGCCTGCAG AATGGTCAGTCTGTGGAAGTTGAAGAAGCGCTGGTATCTGAAGCAAAAAATGGAAGTTTTTCAGCCCTTTTGGAATCAGAGAGACATCCCGGACCTAGAAGAAGCGGCTACTCCATGGTCCCCGCAGAGCCCAGCACAGCCATCCTGGAGTGGAGCGGCACGGCTCACCCGCCAGTGGGTGCTGGGGCCGCGAGGAGCAGGGCCAGGCTCCAGGAG CTTCTCCACCAGTGTGACCGGGACGATCTAGTGGAGTTGGCTCTGCCTCGACTGGCTCAGGTTGTGACCGTGTATGAGTTTCTTCTGATGAAG GTTGAAAAAGGTCATCTAGCAAAACCTCTCTTCCCATCTGTATACAAGGAGTTTGAAGAGCTGCATAAAATGGTTACGAAAATGTGTCAAGATTACCTCCGTAGTTCTGGACCCTGTTCTCAGGAGCCCCTGGAAGTAAACAACAGTAAG GTTGCTGAGTCCATAGGAATCACAGAGGAATTCCTAAGGAAAAAAGAAGTACATGCAGACTGCATTCCCTGCAAGTGCACCAGCCCGGAGGAGGCCCCAGAGGAGCTGGAGGGAGCAGGTCCGCAGAAGAGGGCGAATGAG ATTGCAGAGGATGGGCTGGCCTCAGTGAAAAGGACCAGGAGAGACACTGGGCCCCAGGACCCCACGGAGTGTCCTGCTGAAGATGGGGGCCTGCAGAGGCCGGCCTCGTGTGCCCCAGCGGCTGGTGTGG GTTTTGCCCCTGGAGTGAATGGGGGCGCCTCTCCCCATCCTGAGGAAAGCCCCTCGATCCCGGCTCCCGCGCGTGAGGGCAGCGTGGCACAGGCGGGCCACCGGCCGGCAGCACTGGCTGATTGGGCAGCTCGGGGTGGGCCTGCAGACCCCATTGCCCTGTGCCCGGAAGCCCTGGGccagggctcccctgtcccttag
- the ZNF839 gene encoding zinc finger protein 839 isoform X2 has protein sequence MRLGRVLGGKGRQGGASSGPAHRPVISVRRGRLPRCLGLRGTRSCLLSQQLEAICIKVRSGETKGQEKPMPALAAIQSKPARPGPPPSGHCSAVGLSSQLLGPPPRVLSHHPRPPVRVFIQRPLPALRPVPVKTVLAAEPPSGWSTAAVRLLASDPPAVTSVSSSSANSFISSSQTKHAEKLKKSLKVKTRSGRISRPPKYKAKDYKFIKTEDLADGHPSDSDDYAELSVEEDEDQRGRQALFDLATCSLRPKTFKCQMCEKSYIGKGGLARHFKLNPGHGHLEPEMLPSEKANGSVIAGPTEGKTCSLASRGPPTPALPVEEGAASARRGLQNGQSVEVEEALVSEAKNGSFSALLESERHPGPRRSGYSMVPAEPSTAILEWSGTAHPPVGAGAARSRARLQELLHQCDRDDLVELALPRLAQVVTVYEFLLMKVEKGHLAKPLFPSVYKEFEELHKMVTKMCQDYLRSSGPCSQEPLEVNNSKVAESIGITEEFLRKKEVHADCIPCKCTSPEEAPEELEGAGPQKRANEIAEDGLASVKRTRRDTGPQDPTECPAEDGGLQRPASCAPAAGVGFAPGVNGGASPHPEESPSIPAPAREGSVAQAGHRPAALADWAARGGPADPIALCPEALGQGSPVP, from the exons CAATTGGAAGCCATTTGCATCAAGGTAAGATCTGGAGAGACGAAAGGTCAGGAAAAGCCGATGCCCGCGCTGGCTGCCATCCAGTCCAAGCCGGCCAGGCCGGGCCCGCCGCCCAGCGGGCACTGCAGCGCAGTGGGGCTCAGCTCTCAGCTGCTAGGGCCGCCGCCACGCGTCCTGAGTCACCACCCCCGGCCTCCGGTTCGCGTGTTCATACAGAGGCCGCTGCCTGCCCTCCGGCCAGTCCCTGTGAAGACAGTCTTGGCCGCCGAGCCTCCGAGTGGCTGGAGCACTGCGGCCGTCCGTCTGTTGGCCTCTGACCCGCCAGCAGTCACATCTGTCTCATCCAGTTCAgcaaattcatttatttccagCTCGCAAACAAAACACGCTGAGAAACTAAAGAAGTCTCTAAAAGTGAAAACACGTTCTGGACGGATATCTCGACCTCCCAAGTATAAAGCTAAAGATTATAAATTCATCAAGACAGAGGATTTGGCTGACGGTCACCCATCTGACTCCGACGACTACGCcgagctgagtgtggaagaagaCGAAGATCAGAGAGGAAGGCAGGCGCTCTTTGACTTGGCAACCTGCTCCCTGAGGCCCAAAACTTTCAAGTGTCAGATGTGTGAAAAATCATACATAGGAAAGGGGGGGCTGGCCCGGCACTTTAAACTTAACCCAGGCCACGGCCACCTGGAGCCTGAGATGTTGCCATCTGAGAAGGCCAATGGGAGCGTGATCGCAGGCCCCACGGAGGGCAAGACCTGCAGCCTGGCGTCCCGGGGGCCGCCCACGCCAGCTCTGCCAGTTGAGGAAGGGGCTGCGTCAGCGCGGCGTGGCCTGCAG AATGGTCAGTCTGTGGAAGTTGAAGAAGCGCTGGTATCTGAAGCAAAAAATGGAAGTTTTTCAGCCCTTTTGGAATCAGAGAGACATCCCGGACCTAGAAGAAGCGGCTACTCCATGGTCCCCGCAGAGCCCAGCACAGCCATCCTGGAGTGGAGCGGCACGGCTCACCCGCCAGTGGGTGCTGGGGCCGCGAGGAGCAGGGCCAGGCTCCAGGAG CTTCTCCACCAGTGTGACCGGGACGATCTAGTGGAGTTGGCTCTGCCTCGACTGGCTCAGGTTGTGACCGTGTATGAGTTTCTTCTGATGAAG GTTGAAAAAGGTCATCTAGCAAAACCTCTCTTCCCATCTGTATACAAGGAGTTTGAAGAGCTGCATAAAATGGTTACGAAAATGTGTCAAGATTACCTCCGTAGTTCTGGACCCTGTTCTCAGGAGCCCCTGGAAGTAAACAACAGTAAG GTTGCTGAGTCCATAGGAATCACAGAGGAATTCCTAAGGAAAAAAGAAGTACATGCAGACTGCATTCCCTGCAAGTGCACCAGCCCGGAGGAGGCCCCAGAGGAGCTGGAGGGAGCAGGTCCGCAGAAGAGGGCGAATGAG ATTGCAGAGGATGGGCTGGCCTCAGTGAAAAGGACCAGGAGAGACACTGGGCCCCAGGACCCCACGGAGTGTCCTGCTGAAGATGGGGGCCTGCAGAGGCCGGCCTCGTGTGCCCCAGCGGCTGGTGTGG GTTTTGCCCCTGGAGTGAATGGGGGCGCCTCTCCCCATCCTGAGGAAAGCCCCTCGATCCCGGCTCCCGCGCGTGAGGGCAGCGTGGCACAGGCGGGCCACCGGCCGGCAGCACTGGCTGATTGGGCAGCTCGGGGTGGGCCTGCAGACCCCATTGCCCTGTGCCCGGAAGCCCTGGGccagggctcccctgtcccttag
- the ZNF839 gene encoding zinc finger protein 839 isoform X3, which translates to MADAEPEAEGGSEDGCSGSRAPSSQRGSAARVAPLGPEQLQRVLEQQLEAICIKVRSGETKGQEKPMPALAAIQSKPARPGPPPSGHCSAVGLSSQLLGPPPRVLSHHPRPPVRVFIQRPLPALRPVPVKTVLAAEPPSGWSTAAVRLLASDPPAVTSVSSSSANSFISSSQTKHAEKLKKSLKVKTRSGRISRPPKYKAKDYKFIKTEDLADGHPSDSDDYAELSVEEDEDQRGRQALFDLATCSLRPKTFKCQMCEKSYIGKGGLARHFKLNPGHGHLEPEMLPSEKANGSVIAGPTEGKTCSLASRGPPTPALPVEEGAASARRGLQNGQSVEVEEALVSEAKNGSFSALLESERHPGPRRSGYSMVPAEPSTAILEWSGTAHPPVGAGAARSRARLQELLHQCDRDDLVELALPRLAQVVTVYEFLLMKVEKGHLAKPLFPSVYKEFEELHKMVTKMCQDYLRSSGPCSQEPLEVNNSKVAESIGITEEFLRKKEVHADCIPCKCTSPEEAPEELEGAGPQKRANEIAEDGLASVKRTRRDTGPQDPTECPAEDGGLQRPASCAPAAGVGFAPGVNGGASPHPEESPSIPAPAREGSVAQAGHRPAALADWAARGGPADPIALCPEALGQGSPVP; encoded by the exons CAATTGGAAGCCATTTGCATCAAGGTAAGATCTGGAGAGACGAAAGGTCAGGAAAAGCCGATGCCCGCGCTGGCTGCCATCCAGTCCAAGCCGGCCAGGCCGGGCCCGCCGCCCAGCGGGCACTGCAGCGCAGTGGGGCTCAGCTCTCAGCTGCTAGGGCCGCCGCCACGCGTCCTGAGTCACCACCCCCGGCCTCCGGTTCGCGTGTTCATACAGAGGCCGCTGCCTGCCCTCCGGCCAGTCCCTGTGAAGACAGTCTTGGCCGCCGAGCCTCCGAGTGGCTGGAGCACTGCGGCCGTCCGTCTGTTGGCCTCTGACCCGCCAGCAGTCACATCTGTCTCATCCAGTTCAgcaaattcatttatttccagCTCGCAAACAAAACACGCTGAGAAACTAAAGAAGTCTCTAAAAGTGAAAACACGTTCTGGACGGATATCTCGACCTCCCAAGTATAAAGCTAAAGATTATAAATTCATCAAGACAGAGGATTTGGCTGACGGTCACCCATCTGACTCCGACGACTACGCcgagctgagtgtggaagaagaCGAAGATCAGAGAGGAAGGCAGGCGCTCTTTGACTTGGCAACCTGCTCCCTGAGGCCCAAAACTTTCAAGTGTCAGATGTGTGAAAAATCATACATAGGAAAGGGGGGGCTGGCCCGGCACTTTAAACTTAACCCAGGCCACGGCCACCTGGAGCCTGAGATGTTGCCATCTGAGAAGGCCAATGGGAGCGTGATCGCAGGCCCCACGGAGGGCAAGACCTGCAGCCTGGCGTCCCGGGGGCCGCCCACGCCAGCTCTGCCAGTTGAGGAAGGGGCTGCGTCAGCGCGGCGTGGCCTGCAG AATGGTCAGTCTGTGGAAGTTGAAGAAGCGCTGGTATCTGAAGCAAAAAATGGAAGTTTTTCAGCCCTTTTGGAATCAGAGAGACATCCCGGACCTAGAAGAAGCGGCTACTCCATGGTCCCCGCAGAGCCCAGCACAGCCATCCTGGAGTGGAGCGGCACGGCTCACCCGCCAGTGGGTGCTGGGGCCGCGAGGAGCAGGGCCAGGCTCCAGGAG CTTCTCCACCAGTGTGACCGGGACGATCTAGTGGAGTTGGCTCTGCCTCGACTGGCTCAGGTTGTGACCGTGTATGAGTTTCTTCTGATGAAG GTTGAAAAAGGTCATCTAGCAAAACCTCTCTTCCCATCTGTATACAAGGAGTTTGAAGAGCTGCATAAAATGGTTACGAAAATGTGTCAAGATTACCTCCGTAGTTCTGGACCCTGTTCTCAGGAGCCCCTGGAAGTAAACAACAGTAAG GTTGCTGAGTCCATAGGAATCACAGAGGAATTCCTAAGGAAAAAAGAAGTACATGCAGACTGCATTCCCTGCAAGTGCACCAGCCCGGAGGAGGCCCCAGAGGAGCTGGAGGGAGCAGGTCCGCAGAAGAGGGCGAATGAG ATTGCAGAGGATGGGCTGGCCTCAGTGAAAAGGACCAGGAGAGACACTGGGCCCCAGGACCCCACGGAGTGTCCTGCTGAAGATGGGGGCCTGCAGAGGCCGGCCTCGTGTGCCCCAGCGGCTGGTGTGG GTTTTGCCCCTGGAGTGAATGGGGGCGCCTCTCCCCATCCTGAGGAAAGCCCCTCGATCCCGGCTCCCGCGCGTGAGGGCAGCGTGGCACAGGCGGGCCACCGGCCGGCAGCACTGGCTGATTGGGCAGCTCGGGGTGGGCCTGCAGACCCCATTGCCCTGTGCCCGGAAGCCCTGGGccagggctcccctgtcccttag